In one window of Drosophila mauritiana strain mau12 chromosome X, ASM438214v1, whole genome shotgun sequence DNA:
- the LOC117148266 gene encoding uncharacterized protein LOC117148266, translating to MTCTLVLLIASILHFGMRGSCLLDIERFPVIPGTIYAGHIAYCAILYFLHDMEILPTRYRSRMGWLTAFLIELVLGVAFMEVLALWLWCSVEHILHLSTRFVLRRYLGVSTEVYLRWEWAIMGGLMTTLAAMLWINAYEATETTQAERVSRSKDIRMKAVLCQREEKQKRKQDQDLEKVEQPAPEPEESQNPDEVQLPENHLQLLATTTDC from the coding sequence ATGACCTGCACATTGGTACTCCTGATTGCCAGCATTCTGCACTTCGGAATGCGTGGCAGTTGTCTGCTGGACATAGAGCGATTCCCGGTGATTCCCGGCACCATCTACGCCGGCCACATTGCCTACTGCGCCATCCTGTACTTCCTGCACGACATGGAGATCCTGCCCACGCGCTATCGAAGCCGGATGGGCTGGCTGACCGCCTTCCTGATCGAACTGGTGCTGGGCGTGGCCTTCATGGAGGTCCTGGCCCTTTGGCTCTGGTGCAGCGTGGAGCACATCCTCCACCTGTCCACCCGGTTCGTGCTGCGCCGCTACCTGGGCGTCTCCACCGAAGTCTACCTGCGCTGGGAGTGGGCCATCATGGGTGGTCTGATGACCACGCTGGCGGCCATGCTCTGGATAAACGCCTACGAGGCCACGGAGACAACTCAGGCAGAGAGGGTGTCAAGGAGCAAGGACATCCGGATGAAGGCGGTGCTTTGCCAGCGGGAGGAGAAACAGAAACGGAAGCAGGATCAGGATCTGGAGAAGGTTGAACAGCCTGCTCCGGAGCCAGAGGAGTCACAGAATCCTGATGAAGTCCAGCTGCCGGAGAATCATCTGCAGCTGCTGGCCACCACCACTGATTGCTAG